Proteins from a genomic interval of Stenotrophomonas sp. WZN-1:
- a CDS encoding XVIPCD domain-containing protein, whose amino-acid sequence MSQDRESQLLRQATEAGMTSSRELANFMAQAGHESRGLSRLNESFNFTRGISQIPVEAAWRNGNGALESARQEALRGRPENLAELMYGGRMGNDAPGDALKYHGRGYLPLVGKENYERAGKALDLDLVNQPELAAQPEHAGRIAVWQWQTRVPEAAREDVREATRAINGGLNGIEARQQRFDVWQQKLTPDVMARLERGEVGAPTPQATVRDMSQPGEAGNTLFQGARQHLQQMGPQSGLRSGQELDNAAGALALSAQKAGMSRIDHLLVGNDGRTLFAVQGALGDPAMLRASVDREQAAQQPLAQSSQQLAASVAQQDPAAALAREQEQRSRSL is encoded by the coding sequence GTGTCGCAGGATAGAGAGTCGCAGCTGTTGCGGCAGGCCACGGAGGCCGGCATGACCTCGTCCCGGGAACTGGCCAACTTCATGGCGCAGGCCGGGCACGAGTCCCGTGGCCTGAGCCGGCTCAATGAAAGTTTCAACTTCACCCGGGGTATCTCGCAGATCCCGGTGGAAGCGGCGTGGCGCAATGGCAATGGCGCGCTTGAGAGCGCCCGCCAGGAAGCGCTGCGTGGGCGGCCGGAGAACCTGGCCGAACTGATGTATGGCGGCCGCATGGGTAACGATGCGCCCGGTGATGCGCTGAAGTATCACGGCCGTGGCTATCTGCCGCTGGTCGGCAAGGAGAATTACGAGCGTGCCGGCAAGGCGCTGGATTTGGACCTGGTGAATCAGCCGGAACTGGCCGCGCAGCCCGAGCACGCAGGCCGCATTGCGGTGTGGCAGTGGCAGACGCGGGTACCGGAGGCGGCGCGCGAGGATGTGCGCGAAGCGACGCGTGCGATCAACGGCGGCCTGAACGGCATCGAGGCCCGCCAGCAGCGGTTTGATGTGTGGCAGCAGAAGCTGACGCCGGATGTGATGGCGCGGCTGGAGCGGGGCGAAGTCGGGGCGCCGACCCCGCAGGCCACTGTGCGCGACATGTCGCAGCCGGGCGAGGCCGGAAACACCCTGTTCCAGGGGGCGCGCCAGCACCTGCAGCAGATGGGACCGCAGAGCGGATTGCGCAGTGGGCAGGAACTCGACAATGCCGCCGGCGCGTTGGCGCTGAGCGCGCAGAAGGCCGGAATGTCGCGTATCGATCACCTGCTGGTCGGCAATGATGGCCGCACGCTGTTTGCGGTGCAGGGCGCGCTGGGCGATCCGGCCATGCTGCGCGCATCGGTCGATCGCGAACAGGCGGCGCAGCAGCCGCTGGCGCAAAGCAGCCAGCAGTTGGCCGCCAGCGTTGCGCAGCAGGACCCGGCGGCTGCGCTCGCCCGCGAGCAGGAGCAGCGTTCGCGATCCCTGTAG
- a CDS encoding DUF4189 domain-containing protein, whose amino-acid sequence MIRRSVAASLVAAIVMAGAALTSESVRAEGRCPPGQYPIGGQGVGGCAPIPGGAAAADAGPKATGRWIKTWGAIALSPSGASGASTGKKSKSLAAMEAEAVCAQGGASGCKVAFTYKNQCAVAVVPKSGAGGTLFSSSPTVEESKTRALRQCESGGGSDCQVIFENCAEPEFQEF is encoded by the coding sequence ATGATCAGGCGTTCAGTGGCGGCAAGTTTGGTCGCAGCAATTGTGATGGCCGGTGCTGCGCTCACATCTGAATCGGTCCGGGCAGAGGGGCGGTGTCCACCTGGTCAGTATCCCATCGGTGGCCAGGGAGTTGGTGGGTGTGCTCCTATACCTGGCGGCGCAGCTGCTGCGGATGCTGGACCCAAAGCAACCGGCCGTTGGATAAAGACTTGGGGTGCCATTGCGCTATCCCCAAGCGGCGCATCCGGTGCATCGACAGGAAAGAAGAGTAAGTCTTTGGCTGCGATGGAGGCCGAAGCAGTCTGTGCGCAAGGGGGAGCTAGCGGCTGCAAAGTTGCTTTTACCTATAAGAATCAGTGCGCGGTTGCAGTGGTGCCGAAGTCGGGGGCAGGGGGAACTCTTTTCAGTAGCTCGCCGACAGTTGAAGAATCAAAAACCCGTGCATTGAGGCAATGTGAGAGTGGCGGGGGCAGCGATTGCCAGGTGATCTTCGAGAATTGCGCTGAACCTGAATTCCAGGAGTTCTAG
- a CDS encoding DUF4189 domain-containing protein, protein MNIDWAAQVLRCALATILIFAGSGAAFAEGRCPPGQYPIGGQGAGGCAPIPAGGSGAESPRPTGRWIKTWGAFAASPSGIAGAASGWRKKADAGNAAVRSCSDAGGRDCRVKFAYKNQCATAAVSNAGTGGTFYSAAATKEEAAGLSLAQCRAASKETCEVVMSNCTDPEFEKF, encoded by the coding sequence ATGAATATTGACTGGGCAGCTCAAGTTCTGAGGTGCGCTCTTGCAACAATCCTAATTTTTGCGGGCAGCGGCGCTGCCTTCGCCGAAGGACGGTGTCCTCCAGGCCAGTATCCGATTGGCGGGCAGGGTGCCGGCGGATGTGCGCCGATTCCTGCTGGTGGATCAGGAGCGGAAAGCCCGCGTCCAACGGGGCGGTGGATTAAGACATGGGGAGCATTTGCCGCCTCGCCTTCCGGAATCGCAGGAGCGGCAAGTGGGTGGAGGAAGAAGGCGGATGCGGGAAACGCGGCAGTGAGATCCTGCTCTGATGCAGGCGGTCGGGATTGTCGAGTGAAGTTCGCCTATAAGAATCAATGCGCGACGGCGGCTGTCTCGAATGCGGGAACCGGGGGAACTTTCTACTCTGCTGCAGCCACAAAGGAGGAGGCGGCAGGCCTATCCTTGGCGCAATGTCGTGCTGCTTCCAAAGAGACATGTGAAGTTGTCATGTCCAATTGCACCGATCCGGAGTTTGAGAAATTCTGA